Proteins encoded in a region of the Neoarius graeffei isolate fNeoGra1 chromosome 3, fNeoGra1.pri, whole genome shotgun sequence genome:
- the LOC132883443 gene encoding uncharacterized protein LOC132883443 isoform X3, with amino-acid sequence MLDSCNVMRGSKSGLETRIRQKHCPTLLDVDGDSCHHVHNAAKTFAAPFSNFLEALFTDIHTDNQWASDQLDYLKIICEFLDVPATNPPRFISHRWLSAYDVGFSTKRMLPALRILYDGFMKKQDQDVYKEVLQDMYREHEVSDQAQRRIELIHKDLCKKAVTDQGKNKKARICQKIWVESRKVDLHLSVYLGVLPILKECHGLSRKQNSGAQAA; translated from the exons ATGCTTGATTCATGTAATGTAATGCGTGGAAGCAAGTCAGGACTAGAGACAAGGATACGCCAAAAACACTGCCCCACTCTTCTGGATGTGGATGGGGATTCATGTCATCATGTCCACAATGCAGCAAAGACATTCGCTGCTCCATTCTCGAACTTCTTGGAGGCCCTCTTCACAGACATCCATACAGATAATCAATGGGCATCAGATCAG TTGGATTACTTGAAGATAATTTGCGAGTTCTTGGATGTCCCTGCCACAAATCCCCCAAGATTTATCTCCCATCGCTGGCTGTCAGCATATGATGTTGGATTTAGCACCAAAAGAATGCTACCAGCACTAAGGATACTTTACGATGGTTTCATGAAGAAGCAGGACCAAGATGTGTACAAGGAGGTTCTACAAGACATGTACAGAGAGCATGAAGTGAGTGACCAGGCTCAAAGGAGGATTGAATTAATTCACAAGGATCTCTGCAAGAAGG CAGTGACTGATCAGGGGAAGAATAAGAAGGCCCGAATTTGTCAAAAGATTTGGGTGGAAAGCCGAAAAGTGGACTTGCATCTTAGTGTCTACCTGGGTGTTCTCCCAATTTTGAAAGAATGTCATGGTCTTTCAA GGAAACAAAACTCTGGTGCACAAGCTGCATGA
- the LOC132883443 gene encoding uncharacterized protein LOC132883443 isoform X1, with protein MLDSCNVMRGSKSGLETRIRQKHCPTLLDVDGDSCHHVHNAAKTFAAPFSNFLEALFTDIHTDNQWASDQLDYLKIICEFLDVPATNPPRFISHRWLSAYDVGFSTKRMLPALRILYDGFMKKQDQDVYKEVLQDMYREHEVSDQAQRRIELIHKDLCKKAVTDQGKNKKARICQKIWVESRKVDLHLSVYLGVLPILKECHGLSSEYFHIQYNATNQHRGF; from the exons ATGCTTGATTCATGTAATGTAATGCGTGGAAGCAAGTCAGGACTAGAGACAAGGATACGCCAAAAACACTGCCCCACTCTTCTGGATGTGGATGGGGATTCATGTCATCATGTCCACAATGCAGCAAAGACATTCGCTGCTCCATTCTCGAACTTCTTGGAGGCCCTCTTCACAGACATCCATACAGATAATCAATGGGCATCAGATCAG TTGGATTACTTGAAGATAATTTGCGAGTTCTTGGATGTCCCTGCCACAAATCCCCCAAGATTTATCTCCCATCGCTGGCTGTCAGCATATGATGTTGGATTTAGCACCAAAAGAATGCTACCAGCACTAAGGATACTTTACGATGGTTTCATGAAGAAGCAGGACCAAGATGTGTACAAGGAGGTTCTACAAGACATGTACAGAGAGCATGAAGTGAGTGACCAGGCTCAAAGGAGGATTGAATTAATTCACAAGGATCTCTGCAAGAAGG CAGTGACTGATCAGGGGAAGAATAAGAAGGCCCGAATTTGTCAAAAGATTTGGGTGGAAAGCCGAAAAGTGGACTTGCATCTTAGTGTCTACCTGGGTGTTCTCCCAATTTTGAAAGAATGTCATGGTCTTTCAAGTGAGTATTTTCATATACAGTATAATGCAACAAATCAACATAGAGGTTTCTGA
- the LOC132883443 gene encoding uncharacterized protein LOC132883443 isoform X2 — MLDSCNVMRGSKSGLETRIRQKHCPTLLDVDGDSCHHVHNAAKTFAAPFSNFLEALFTDIHTDNQWASDQLDYLKIICEFLDVPATNPPRFISHRWLSAYDVGFSTKRMLPALRILYDGFMKKQDQDVYKEVLQDMYREHEVSDQAQRRIELIHKDLCKKVTDQGKNKKARICQKIWVESRKVDLHLSVYLGVLPILKECHGLSSEYFHIQYNATNQHRGF, encoded by the exons ATGCTTGATTCATGTAATGTAATGCGTGGAAGCAAGTCAGGACTAGAGACAAGGATACGCCAAAAACACTGCCCCACTCTTCTGGATGTGGATGGGGATTCATGTCATCATGTCCACAATGCAGCAAAGACATTCGCTGCTCCATTCTCGAACTTCTTGGAGGCCCTCTTCACAGACATCCATACAGATAATCAATGGGCATCAGATCAG TTGGATTACTTGAAGATAATTTGCGAGTTCTTGGATGTCCCTGCCACAAATCCCCCAAGATTTATCTCCCATCGCTGGCTGTCAGCATATGATGTTGGATTTAGCACCAAAAGAATGCTACCAGCACTAAGGATACTTTACGATGGTTTCATGAAGAAGCAGGACCAAGATGTGTACAAGGAGGTTCTACAAGACATGTACAGAGAGCATGAAGTGAGTGACCAGGCTCAAAGGAGGATTGAATTAATTCACAAGGATCTCTGCAAGAAGG TGACTGATCAGGGGAAGAATAAGAAGGCCCGAATTTGTCAAAAGATTTGGGTGGAAAGCCGAAAAGTGGACTTGCATCTTAGTGTCTACCTGGGTGTTCTCCCAATTTTGAAAGAATGTCATGGTCTTTCAAGTGAGTATTTTCATATACAGTATAATGCAACAAATCAACATAGAGGTTTCTGA